One window of the Paenibacillus beijingensis genome contains the following:
- a CDS encoding alkaline phosphatase family protein codes for MDFNRKQPVDRYVLVISIDGMANYYLQDPNVRMPNLRKLIRSGVCAEAMESVFPTATWAIHSSMVTGTYPRKHGVLGNWVIDRPGRRVGEHFGERLWNKADVLRRETWYDAAKRMGWTTASICWPVTRGADTIDFNIPEFYEQELFDTCCTPDLWNELKAARLPVDRYGEWSTDHARAPMQDWLTTEIAKFLIDRHSPNLMQLHYLLPDTYQHDYGIRSKEAYWALEYVDERIGEVLNALEHKGLLAKTNVFVMSDHGFINTSRTFYPNVLFKQKGWLKEGNMEETRVIAVSNGGSGYVYVLEDDPAEKDRLMREVLRALAESEGVGRLFEPEEFPSLGLPAPGELDEHRPDFAFEAELDCFVHFEQSGDEVIGRSAKFKGMHGYLPQHEELKAIFAAAGPSIRSGMTLPEIRIVDVAPTIARLLGTELDDPDGHALDDIWKEELTLAKLNPIHR; via the coding sequence ATGGATTTCAACCGTAAGCAGCCGGTCGACCGTTATGTGCTCGTGATCAGCATTGACGGCATGGCAAACTATTACTTGCAGGACCCGAACGTGCGCATGCCGAACCTGCGCAAGCTTATCCGCAGCGGCGTCTGCGCCGAAGCGATGGAAAGCGTATTTCCGACCGCGACGTGGGCGATTCATTCCAGCATGGTAACCGGGACGTATCCCCGCAAGCATGGGGTGCTCGGCAACTGGGTCATTGACCGGCCGGGCCGCCGGGTCGGAGAACATTTCGGCGAGCGGCTGTGGAACAAAGCGGACGTGCTGCGCAGAGAAACGTGGTACGACGCCGCCAAGCGGATGGGCTGGACAACCGCCTCGATCTGCTGGCCGGTTACGCGGGGAGCGGATACGATCGATTTCAACATCCCCGAGTTTTACGAGCAGGAGCTGTTCGACACTTGTTGCACGCCTGACCTATGGAATGAGCTGAAAGCGGCAAGGCTGCCGGTGGACCGTTACGGCGAATGGAGCACGGACCATGCCCGCGCGCCGATGCAGGACTGGCTGACGACTGAAATCGCGAAATTTTTGATCGACCGCCACAGTCCAAACCTGATGCAGCTGCACTACCTGCTGCCGGACACCTATCAGCACGATTACGGCATCCGTTCCAAAGAAGCGTACTGGGCGCTCGAATATGTCGACGAACGGATCGGCGAGGTGCTGAATGCGCTTGAGCACAAAGGGCTGCTTGCGAAGACGAATGTGTTCGTCATGTCCGATCACGGCTTCATCAATACGAGCCGAACATTCTATCCGAACGTGCTGTTCAAACAGAAGGGCTGGCTGAAAGAGGGCAACATGGAAGAAACGCGCGTCATCGCCGTATCCAACGGCGGCTCGGGCTATGTGTACGTGCTTGAAGACGACCCGGCTGAAAAAGACCGCCTGATGCGCGAGGTACTCCGCGCGCTTGCCGAAAGCGAGGGGGTTGGGCGGTTGTTCGAGCCCGAGGAATTCCCGTCCCTTGGCCTTCCGGCCCCCGGCGAGCTTGATGAGCACCGTCCGGACTTCGCGTTTGAAGCCGAACTCGACTGCTTTGTCCACTTCGAGCAGAGCGGCGATGAAGTGATCGGACGCTCCGCCAAATTCAAAGGCATGCACGGGTATTTGCCGCAGCACGAAGAGCTGAAAGCGATCTTTGCGGCAGCCGGCCCTTCGATCCGCTCCGGCATGACGCTGCCGGAAATCCGCATCGTCGACGTGGCGCCGACGATCGCCCGCCTGCTCGGTACGGAGCTTGACGATCCGGACGGACACGCCTTGGATGACATTTGGAAGGAGGAACTCACGCTTGCAAAACTCAATCCCATTCACCGGTAA
- a CDS encoding carbohydrate ABC transporter permease, with protein sequence MQNSIPFTGKKVRTSRRFRSGLRKSWIPFAFLLPALGLYAVFFVYPFIFALGLSFQSWNMISPDKTFVGLANYRHLLHDEVFWISLKNSGLYVLLTVPLAMAIGLVLALLVESLWRGKRLYRLIFFLPVVSSIGVISIVWSLMYNPQVGAINVLLRMFGIEGPNWLNDPSMALWALAIVGIWKGFGYNMVLYISGLKSIDRGLYEAASIDGAGRWRQFRNVTLPLLSPVTFFILVMSIISSFQAFATIQIMTKGGPNNATNVLVYQIYQEAFQFFNIGVATASSVILLLIVGLLTVIQLRMSNKMVHYQ encoded by the coding sequence TTGCAAAACTCAATCCCATTCACCGGTAAAAAGGTTCGAACGTCCCGCCGCTTCCGTAGCGGACTGCGGAAATCATGGATTCCGTTCGCTTTTCTGCTGCCGGCGCTCGGGCTGTATGCCGTCTTTTTCGTCTACCCGTTCATCTTTGCCTTGGGTCTGAGCTTTCAAAGCTGGAACATGATCAGCCCGGACAAAACGTTCGTCGGCCTCGCCAACTACCGCCACCTGCTGCATGACGAGGTGTTCTGGATTTCACTGAAAAATTCAGGGCTCTATGTGCTGCTGACCGTACCGCTCGCGATGGCGATCGGGCTTGTGCTGGCGCTGCTGGTGGAAAGCTTGTGGCGGGGAAAAAGGCTGTACCGGCTCATCTTTTTCCTGCCGGTCGTCTCCTCCATCGGCGTCATCAGCATCGTATGGAGCCTGATGTACAACCCGCAGGTCGGCGCCATCAACGTACTGCTCCGCATGTTCGGGATCGAAGGCCCCAACTGGCTGAACGACCCATCCATGGCGCTTTGGGCGCTGGCGATCGTCGGCATATGGAAAGGCTTCGGCTACAATATGGTGCTCTATATTTCCGGACTGAAGTCGATCGACCGCGGCCTGTACGAGGCGGCATCGATCGATGGGGCCGGCCGCTGGCGCCAGTTCCGGAATGTGACGCTGCCGCTCCTGTCGCCGGTTACCTTTTTCATCCTCGTTATGAGCATCATCTCTTCCTTTCAGGCGTTTGCGACGATCCAAATCATGACCAAAGGCGGACCTAACAATGCGACCAACGTGCTCGTTTACCAGATTTACCAGGAAGCCTTTCAATTTTTCAACATCGGCGTCGCTACCGCCTCGTCCGTCATCCTGCTGCTGATCGTCGGACTGCTGACCGTCATTCAGCTTCGTATGTCGAACAAAATGGTTCACTACCAATAA
- a CDS encoding carbohydrate ABC transporter permease translates to MFRLYRKLRLVEEGSKHILLIAFALLSLIPIFWMLATSFKDPQEVFAGHLFWSNAFNLDGYLQVFREIPFSVWAWNSTVVGVLQTLGQLIVGVAAAFAFAHYRFPGRDALFFFVLITMMIPPQVTMVPTYMIVGELGWLNSFTGVIVPHLASGYAIFLLRQSFMTVPRELGDAAVIDGCSPFGTMWHVYLRLSMSAISALTVILFVGNWNDFHWPLLVLSDKSMQTLPVAFVQFREEESLEWVPTMAVATLSMLPILLLYLAAQKNFIEGFKNSGLKG, encoded by the coding sequence GTGTTTCGATTGTACCGCAAATTGCGCCTTGTTGAGGAAGGAAGCAAGCATATTCTGCTCATTGCGTTCGCCCTTCTCAGTCTGATCCCGATCTTCTGGATGCTTGCCACGTCGTTTAAAGACCCCCAGGAGGTATTCGCCGGCCATCTGTTCTGGTCGAACGCATTTAACCTGGACGGTTACCTGCAGGTATTCCGCGAGATTCCGTTCTCTGTGTGGGCATGGAACAGTACGGTGGTCGGCGTGCTGCAAACGCTGGGGCAGCTGATTGTCGGCGTGGCGGCCGCCTTCGCTTTCGCCCATTACCGTTTTCCCGGCCGGGACGCCCTGTTCTTCTTCGTCCTGATCACGATGATGATTCCGCCCCAAGTCACGATGGTGCCGACTTACATGATCGTGGGTGAGCTCGGATGGCTGAACTCGTTCACAGGCGTGATCGTGCCGCACCTCGCCAGCGGATATGCGATCTTCCTTCTCAGGCAATCGTTCATGACGGTTCCCCGCGAGCTTGGAGACGCCGCCGTCATAGACGGGTGCAGCCCGTTCGGCACGATGTGGCATGTTTATTTACGCTTGTCGATGAGCGCGATTAGTGCCCTGACGGTTATCCTCTTTGTCGGGAACTGGAACGATTTTCACTGGCCGCTGCTGGTGCTCTCCGACAAGAGCATGCAGACGCTGCCGGTCGCTTTCGTCCAATTCCGTGAGGAAGAATCGCTGGAGTGGGTGCCGACGATGGCGGTCGCCACGCTGTCCATGCTGCCGATTCTGCTATTGTACCTTGCGGCACAAAAGAATTTTATCGAGGGCTTTAAGAACAGCGGATTGAAAGGCTAA
- a CDS encoding ABC transporter substrate-binding protein, whose translation MKKQWGISLLAVIMILSVILTACGNTNQTGVKADEKGASEESNEVVEIEFLHQHGGDAVDKLVEEYHKSQDKVRVKPVFAQGSYEGIIEKIQTQAASKQLPDVFTNGFVYTRFAIDTLPIVPAYEFIEKENTDMSDFFPEMLNLGKGDDGKQYAMPFGVSTPIVYYNADHFREAGLDPENPPQTWEEIREAAKKLTVNGRYGMFFNYEVTGNWMYQAMTETAGGHMMSEDLKSVAFDSDAGRKALQFWVDLVNTDKSMPVMDGKQASQSFASGNISMYVESPALLTNFRKQTQFDLRTSVFPSLDGKRVVPAGGNNLVILAKDPKKQAAAWDFVKFATSAKGTSLIAQEIGYMATRKSALDDPKLMGDFLKKIPQAKVPYNQLENMVPWYNFPGTAGSKVYKIVQDNIQAALLQQKSVDQAVTDAAAQANALLK comes from the coding sequence ATGAAAAAACAATGGGGTATCAGTCTGCTGGCGGTCATCATGATTCTGTCAGTCATCCTTACAGCCTGCGGCAATACGAATCAAACCGGGGTCAAAGCCGATGAAAAAGGCGCATCCGAAGAATCGAACGAGGTTGTGGAAATCGAATTCTTGCACCAGCATGGCGGTGACGCCGTTGATAAGCTGGTGGAGGAATACCACAAATCGCAGGACAAGGTCAGAGTCAAGCCGGTGTTTGCGCAGGGCTCTTATGAAGGTATCATCGAGAAAATCCAGACGCAAGCGGCGTCCAAGCAGCTTCCCGACGTGTTCACGAACGGATTCGTGTATACCCGCTTCGCTATCGATACGCTTCCGATCGTTCCGGCTTACGAGTTCATCGAGAAGGAAAACACTGATATGTCCGACTTCTTTCCCGAGATGCTGAATTTGGGTAAAGGCGATGACGGTAAACAGTACGCGATGCCTTTTGGCGTGAGCACGCCGATCGTTTATTATAATGCCGATCACTTCAGAGAAGCCGGGCTTGACCCCGAGAATCCGCCGCAGACATGGGAAGAAATCCGCGAGGCGGCGAAAAAGCTGACGGTGAATGGACGTTACGGCATGTTCTTCAACTACGAAGTTACGGGGAACTGGATGTATCAGGCCATGACGGAAACAGCGGGCGGACATATGATGTCCGAAGATTTGAAATCGGTCGCCTTTGATTCCGACGCGGGCCGCAAAGCGCTGCAGTTTTGGGTGGATCTAGTCAATACGGACAAGTCCATGCCGGTTATGGACGGCAAGCAGGCTTCACAAAGCTTCGCATCCGGCAATATTTCTATGTATGTGGAATCGCCAGCTTTGCTTACCAACTTCCGCAAGCAAACGCAATTTGACCTGCGTACTTCAGTCTTTCCGTCGCTTGACGGAAAACGGGTCGTGCCGGCGGGCGGCAACAACCTTGTTATCCTGGCGAAAGACCCGAAAAAACAGGCGGCAGCCTGGGATTTCGTCAAATTCGCCACTTCTGCCAAAGGAACTTCCTTGATCGCACAAGAAATCGGCTATATGGCGACTCGCAAAAGCGCTCTGGACGATCCGAAGCTGATGGGCGATTTCCTCAAGAAAATTCCACAGGCCAAAGTGCCTTACAACCAGTTGGAAAACATGGTTCCTTGGTATAACTTCCCTGGAACTGCCGGATCGAAGGTGTACAAAATCGTTCAGGACAATATCCAGGCCGCGCTTCTGCAGCAAAAATCAGTGGATCAAGCCGTAACGGATGCAGCTGCCCAGGCTAACGCCCTGCTGAAATAG
- a CDS encoding HAD-IIA family hydrolase: protein MDYEERLSNIKVCFFDLDGCVYHGSRLSPGVIPLLAELRQRAIRFAFLTNNSRLRAPDIGARLAAMGLNVAARSIVSVTDIAGAYIRDKFGRVTVKTIGSDGLARSIEEAGHTAVAWDGPSPDVVIVGRDTEFHYGKLQQIAADIGRGARLIAANPDRYHPGASGERIPETGALLAAIEAITGGTAECIGKPEPYIFEHGMKLFGAAPEHCVMVGDNPDTDIAGSIRAGLKSVWITNETADGHPDSMPEWSPDWPRPDIALSSIEQFYRLVASGVLQSAN, encoded by the coding sequence TTGGATTATGAGGAACGTTTGTCAAATATAAAAGTTTGCTTCTTCGATCTCGACGGTTGTGTTTATCATGGCAGCCGGTTATCGCCGGGTGTCATCCCGCTGCTCGCCGAACTGCGGCAGCGGGCGATCCGCTTCGCATTTCTGACCAACAATTCGCGGCTGAGAGCCCCGGACATCGGTGCGCGGCTGGCGGCGATGGGCCTGAATGTCGCTGCCCGTTCGATCGTATCGGTAACCGACATTGCCGGCGCGTACATCCGGGATAAGTTCGGCCGCGTCACGGTGAAAACGATTGGAAGCGACGGGCTGGCCCGCAGCATCGAGGAAGCGGGCCACACCGCGGTCGCGTGGGATGGTCCGTCGCCCGACGTCGTCATTGTCGGCCGCGATACGGAATTTCATTACGGAAAGCTGCAGCAGATCGCGGCCGATATCGGCCGGGGAGCGCGTCTTATCGCCGCCAATCCGGACCGTTACCATCCGGGTGCAAGCGGGGAGCGAATTCCGGAGACCGGCGCGCTGCTGGCGGCGATCGAAGCGATCACGGGCGGCACCGCCGAATGCATCGGCAAGCCGGAGCCTTATATTTTCGAGCACGGCATGAAGCTGTTCGGCGCCGCGCCCGAACATTGCGTCATGGTCGGCGACAATCCGGACACCGATATTGCCGGCAGCATCCGTGCCGGTCTCAAATCGGTATGGATTACGAATGAGACGGCAGACGGTCATCCCGACTCGATGCCGGAATGGTCCCCGGATTGGCCAAGGCCCGACATCGCGCTGAGCAGCATCGAGCAATTTTACCGTCTTGTCGCCTCCGGCGTGCTGCAATCCGCGAATTGA